In one window of Ovis aries strain OAR_USU_Benz2616 breed Rambouillet chromosome 5, ARS-UI_Ramb_v3.0, whole genome shotgun sequence DNA:
- the SMIM32 gene encoding small integral membrane protein 32, producing the protein MYGDVFNTTGGPEAAVGGALALAATVKAEGALPLELATARGMRDGAAAKPDLPTYLLLFFLLLLSVALVILFIGCQLRHSAFAALPHDRSLRDARAPWKMRPV; encoded by the coding sequence ATGTACGGCGACGTGTTCAACACCACGGGCGGCCCCGAGGCGGCGGTAGGCGGCGCGCTGGCGCTGGCAGCCACGGTCAAGGCGGAGGGCGCTTTGCCGCTGGAGCTGGCCACCGCGCGCGGGATGCGGGACGGCGCGGCCGCCAAGCCCGACCTGCCCACCTACCTGCTGctcttcttcctgctgctgctctcCGTGGCGCTCGTCATCCTCTTCATCGGCTGCCAGCTGCGCCACTCGGCCTTCGCCGCTCTGCCCCACGACCGCTCTCTGCGGGACGCGCGCGCGCCCTGGAAGATGCGGCCGGTGTAG